Below is a genomic region from Granulicella sibirica.
ACGCCAGACGAACAGACGCACCACTGGTTTATGGGCTCAGGGATGGCACACGGACTTCGTCTGCGTGGAGGGAAGGCGGAGTGGTATCGCAACCGCTTTGTGGTGGACGACATCACCGCATCGTCCCTCGGACGGCCTCCCCTGCCAGGCCCACGAAACGGCAGATACAAGAATGTCGTAAACACAAATATCTTGGACATTGCTGGGCGCACCTACGCCACCGTTGAAGCGGGCGGCCTACCGGTCGAACTTACGTACACTCTCGAGAGTGCCGCCCGATCTGATTTCCGCGGTAGTCTCCAGCATGGCTTCGTAGCTCATCCGAAGCTGGATCCCAAGACTGGAGAGCTTCACGCGATCACTTATGAGCCCGGGCTTAGCAACCTGAGCTATATTGTCGTGGGTAAGGATGGCCTCAGTCGTTCGGTCGCCGAGATTGCCGTGCCAAACAACCCAATGGTTCACGATATGGGTTTCACTGCGACCAAGGTGATTGTGTTGGATCTCCCCGTAACCTTCAACAAGGCAGAGGTCGGCCGCAGTTTTCCTTATACATGGAACGCCCAGTCGCCAGCACGAGTGGGCATACTGCCGCGAAGCGGGAATGTTGCCGAGCTGCGCTGGTTCGAGGCTCCCGCATGCTTCGTCTTCCACATCATGAATGCCTTTGATCGAGACAAC
It encodes:
- a CDS encoding carotenoid oxygenase family protein → MPELDLASIHLPHTNPYLMGNFAPVLTETTAFDLPVEGEIPRELEGRLLRIGPNPTGTPDEQTHHWFMGSGMAHGLRLRGGKAEWYRNRFVVDDITASSLGRPPLPGPRNGRYKNVVNTNILDIAGRTYATVEAGGLPVELTYTLESAARSDFRGSLQHGFVAHPKLDPKTGELHAITYEPGLSNLSYIVVGKDGLSRSVAEIAVPNNPMVHDMGFTATKVIVLDLPVTFNKAEVGRSFPYTWNAQSPARVGILPRSGNVAELRWFEAPACFVFHIMNAFDRDNTVVLDVVRHSHTFDQDRRGPSEAVPRLARWTIDLATGSLQESILEERGCEFPRFNDAYAGQAYKYGYTASMEGLRFGPAYKHDVSTGRTEVHDYGPSCVTLEPVFVPKQAASAEDDGWIISFVYDAARDASDVVIVDAQAFSEAPVARIRLPVRVPFGFHGNWVPDPV